A window from Candidatus Zixiibacteriota bacterium encodes these proteins:
- a CDS encoding TetR family transcriptional regulator, translated as MTDGQCMTTSIIMSTAERKERERLQRYNSILDAAEEIFFIKGFKTATVEQIAKKAQLSKGAIYLYFKSKELIYIGIAIRANYLLRSKFIEAAKAGSNGLEKTAQIGQAYYDFAQEYPNYFRVMSFVERFDSRMFEKIKNDPLATEAHDSGQAILKVLADVIKGGIDDGSIRASINPMRAAVQLWAQSNGVIQLAQNWRCHVKTHDIDLGNPFEDFQDFTRRSLASKEFLEC; from the coding sequence ATGACCGATGGTCAGTGTATGACCACAAGTATAATTATGAGTACTGCTGAAAGAAAAGAAAGAGAACGGCTCCAGAGGTACAACTCGATTCTGGACGCGGCCGAAGAGATCTTTTTCATCAAAGGTTTCAAAACAGCCACTGTCGAGCAAATCGCCAAAAAGGCGCAACTCAGCAAAGGCGCGATTTATTTGTATTTCAAGAGCAAGGAGCTGATCTATATAGGTATCGCAATACGCGCCAACTACTTGCTGAGATCGAAATTCATTGAGGCAGCGAAGGCAGGCAGTAACGGATTGGAAAAGACGGCTCAAATCGGTCAGGCCTACTACGATTTCGCGCAGGAGTACCCTAACTACTTCAGGGTCATGTCGTTCGTAGAACGTTTCGACAGCCGGATGTTCGAAAAAATCAAGAATGATCCCCTGGCTACGGAGGCTCATGACAGTGGTCAGGCGATTCTAAAGGTTTTGGCCGACGTTATCAAGGGCGGAATCGATGATGGCTCGATCCGGGCTTCGATCAATCCGATGAGGGCCGCGGTCCAACTTTGGGCTCAAAGCAATGGCGTGATTCAACTGGCCCAGAACTGGCGCTGTCACGTCAAAACCCATGATATCGATCTAGGTAATCCGTTCGAAGATTTCCAGGACTTCACACGTCGCAGCCTGGCTTCGAAAGAGTTTCTGGAGTGTTAA
- the pruA gene encoding L-glutamate gamma-semialdehyde dehydrogenase: protein MGNFRIPEPKNEPVYSYAPGSTERAELKKAIEELKSKQEDIPMIIGGKEIRTDNRTPITAPHKHDLKLGEYSKGGEKEVKMAVEAALEAKSKWASMPWEHRLGIFLKAADLMAGPYRYQMNAATMLAHSKNVFQSEIDGVCELIDFLRYNPYFAQMIYNMQPGNAPTVWDRMDYRPLEGFIFAVTPFNFVSIGGNLPTSPAMMGNTVVWKPASTGVYTASLFMKILQEAGLPDGVINMVTAPGAAIGELVLKSKHLAGVHFTGSTGVFHKMWSTVGENIKNYRGYPRIVGETGGKDFVVVHPSANPEETAAALTRGAFEYQGQKCSAASRAYIAKSLWPKIKELMVAHNNEMNMGDVEDFTNFFNAVIDKGAYDSIVEFIDFARSSDEAEFIFGGNYDDKTGYFIEPTLILTENPHFKLMEEEIFGPVLTVYVYDDEDFEKTLHLCDETSPYALTGAIFAKDREAIVLAEKVLRDAAGNFYINDKPTGAVVGQQPFGGARASGTNDKAGSVLNLLRWCSPRVIKENFVPPKDFKYPFMGEK from the coding sequence ATGGGAAATTTTAGAATACCGGAACCGAAAAACGAACCGGTCTATTCCTATGCTCCCGGTTCTACCGAAAGGGCGGAACTCAAAAAAGCGATCGAGGAACTCAAGTCGAAACAGGAAGATATTCCAATGATCATCGGCGGCAAGGAGATCCGCACCGACAACCGCACCCCGATTACCGCCCCGCACAAACATGATCTCAAGCTGGGCGAATATTCCAAGGGAGGTGAGAAGGAAGTCAAGATGGCAGTCGAGGCGGCCCTCGAAGCCAAGTCCAAGTGGGCATCCATGCCATGGGAACATCGACTGGGAATCTTTTTGAAAGCGGCCGATCTGATGGCAGGACCGTACCGCTACCAGATGAACGCCGCCACCATGCTGGCTCATTCCAAGAATGTCTTCCAGTCGGAAATCGACGGTGTCTGCGAGCTGATCGACTTTCTGCGATATAATCCATATTTCGCGCAGATGATCTACAATATGCAGCCCGGCAATGCGCCGACAGTCTGGGATCGTATGGACTATCGTCCGCTGGAAGGTTTCATATTTGCCGTGACCCCCTTCAACTTCGTCTCGATCGGAGGTAATCTCCCGACTTCACCGGCCATGATGGGTAACACGGTTGTCTGGAAGCCGGCTTCGACCGGGGTCTATACCGCCAGCCTGTTTATGAAGATATTGCAGGAAGCCGGCCTGCCCGATGGTGTCATCAATATGGTCACCGCGCCCGGCGCAGCTATCGGCGAGTTGGTTCTCAAAAGCAAGCACCTTGCAGGTGTGCATTTCACCGGTTCGACCGGCGTATTCCACAAGATGTGGTCGACGGTTGGAGAGAATATCAAAAACTACCGTGGCTATCCCCGCATAGTGGGCGAAACCGGCGGCAAGGATTTCGTGGTAGTGCATCCCTCGGCCAATCCGGAGGAGACCGCGGCCGCATTGACCCGTGGCGCATTCGAGTACCAGGGCCAGAAATGTTCCGCCGCCAGCCGGGCCTATATCGCTAAATCGCTCTGGCCGAAAATCAAGGAACTGATGGTGGCTCATAACAATGAGATGAACATGGGCGATGTTGAGGACTTCACTAATTTCTTCAATGCCGTGATCGACAAGGGCGCCTACGACAGCATCGTCGAATTTATCGATTTCGCCAGGAGCTCCGATGAAGCCGAGTTTATCTTCGGCGGCAATTACGATGACAAGACCGGATACTTCATCGAACCGACACTGATACTGACTGAAAATCCTCATTTCAAACTGATGGAAGAGGAGATCTTCGGTCCGGTTTTGACTGTCTATGTTTATGACGATGAAGATTTCGAGAAGACTTTGCATCTCTGTGACGAGACTTCACCCTATGCCCTGACCGGCGCGATCTTCGCCAAGGATCGTGAGGCGATCGTACTGGCCGAGAAAGTCCTGCGTGACGCGGCCGGCAATTTTTACATCAACGACAAACCGACCGGCGCTGTGGTCGGACAACAGCCGTTTGGCGGAGCTCGTGCTTCGGGTACCAACGACAAGGCCGGATCGGTTTTGAACCTGCTCCGCTGGTGTTCACCACGCGTGATCAAGGAGAACTTCGTTCCACCCAAGGATTTCAAATATCCCTTCATGGGCGAAAAGTAG
- a CDS encoding fructose-bisphosphatase class II encodes MANDLRYNIADQRLTYSGPKAIQRIDDDYLIEFNQLHSKVLDHFNITLVEGYINKVSDKISTHSNLGALRNRQLRQSVILSAALSALAVGLNGHASMKKYSESERTSALRSELKRANDRTAAQVMAEVLQRTTETFPRGEEVVIECSITEGVRVKPGKEAGGNPTIAVGALFGKKEHRHDYGLNLHPSVTMLSMGNDVIDGTTKSVMGEHSSLTSLFLTESGVKRHLPDIYVQRWMAGRYFKEFNPREHSLLEAAEVIAKAYKMKSIDEMTVYFLDRPRHHPPMDEFNKAGVPTPWDKDGDLFPALLLGEDHLRFPDGRGLSSMIGEIGGSAEWAVGVLPLVWRGGQALGMLTSQSALTRKDSSAEDKWKSRFHFTEEELMLIHDARFEHKPYFTIKDILEDPYAGGLAAFGAISDNYFYPDLTGVKTDPEKNLLFVNVMVINSLGLVQHWHFVFQCRHDIADTAHRFNSPKEELLKHSGDELEKRIGKMLEDPVGRKRYRLFFINEYYPAIIHVRDKMLLLHRSIKALIERGALQPKDEEICDLTVKLAPEWFAEEDW; translated from the coding sequence ATGGCTAATGATTTGAGATATAATATCGCTGACCAGCGCTTGACTTACAGCGGACCCAAGGCGATCCAGCGTATTGACGATGACTACCTGATAGAATTCAACCAGCTTCACAGCAAGGTCCTGGATCATTTCAATATCACGCTGGTTGAGGGGTATATTAACAAGGTCTCAGACAAGATTTCTACCCACTCCAACCTGGGAGCGCTCAGGAACAGGCAACTTCGGCAGTCGGTAATCTTATCGGCCGCGCTTTCAGCCCTGGCAGTCGGTCTGAACGGCCATGCCAGCATGAAGAAGTATTCCGAATCGGAGCGTACCAGCGCATTAAGGAGCGAATTGAAACGTGCCAATGACCGTACCGCCGCACAGGTGATGGCCGAGGTCCTGCAGAGGACGACAGAAACTTTTCCGCGCGGTGAGGAGGTCGTGATTGAATGTTCTATCACCGAGGGTGTTCGGGTCAAACCGGGCAAGGAAGCCGGCGGAAACCCGACTATCGCAGTAGGCGCATTGTTCGGTAAGAAAGAACATCGTCATGACTATGGCCTGAACCTGCATCCCAGCGTGACTATGCTGTCGATGGGTAACGATGTCATTGACGGTACCACCAAGTCAGTTATGGGTGAACATTCCTCGCTCACCTCGCTGTTTCTGACCGAATCGGGAGTCAAGCGCCATCTGCCCGACATCTATGTTCAGCGCTGGATGGCCGGCCGCTATTTCAAGGAGTTTAATCCCCGCGAACATTCCCTTTTAGAGGCGGCCGAGGTTATCGCTAAAGCCTACAAGATGAAAAGCATCGATGAAATGACTGTCTATTTCCTGGATCGTCCGCGTCATCATCCGCCCATGGATGAGTTCAACAAAGCCGGTGTACCGACACCGTGGGATAAGGACGGCGACCTGTTTCCGGCTCTTCTTCTGGGTGAGGATCATCTCCGTTTCCCCGATGGCAGGGGACTGTCGTCGATGATCGGCGAGATCGGCGGTTCGGCGGAATGGGCTGTGGGTGTGCTGCCCCTCGTATGGCGAGGCGGACAGGCCCTGGGTATGCTTACAAGCCAGTCAGCCCTGACCCGCAAGGACAGCTCGGCCGAGGATAAATGGAAATCTCGTTTCCACTTTACTGAAGAAGAACTGATGCTGATCCATGACGCCCGGTTCGAACACAAACCATATTTCACCATCAAGGACATACTCGAGGATCCTTACGCCGGTGGACTGGCCGCTTTCGGCGCTATTTCCGACAACTATTTCTATCCTGACCTGACAGGTGTTAAAACCGATCCGGAGAAAAACCTGCTGTTCGTGAATGTCATGGTCATCAACTCACTTGGACTGGTCCAGCACTGGCATTTTGTATTCCAGTGCCGTCATGATATCGCGGATACCGCTCATAGGTTCAATTCACCCAAAGAAGAGCTTCTCAAGCACTCCGGGGACGAACTCGAAAAGCGGATTGGTAAGATGCTCGAGGATCCGGTCGGTCGCAAACGCTATCGCCTCTTCTTCATCAATGAATACTACCCGGCAATTATCCATGTGCGCGACAAGATGCTGCTTTTGCACCGTTCGATCAAGGCCTTGATCGAACGTGGCGCCCTGCAGCCTAAAGACGAAGAGATCTGTGATCTGACAGTCAAGCTGGCGCCGGAATGGTTTGCCGAGGAAGACTGGTAG
- a CDS encoding HD domain-containing protein — protein MQPISEVKQVFNRDSEKTEMSKLQFEGRELLVSFFVCMKTCTLYDFDNENAIKHFETFQASIRQTLETEDEISLAFIEGYLFYNQQRLKVGLDLYQISKFIQQQFDHLNISGLALRRGVGFDELKKMIGLLITEQAEETNADQLNRRLIEQDVQNVVFLQPQMMISSHEAGAVKDEKLRARQTFFKAVNVVQEILTTTSKGQQVNMKRVKRVVHSLVDEIIKNEEYTLRLAALKSFDRYTFNHCVNVSIFSISLGLRMGFSRAELAELGIAAIFHDFGKTSLPLEILNKADGLSHDDFSRIQEHPIHGAKALARSFLLDRYTARSIIVAFEHHKNLDGTGYPDIGRVKPVNLYSRIVTLCDFFDALTSDRIYRKHNVPIDEVVLKMMQQVDTKFDPHLLKMLINIVGIYPAGSLLLLDTQELGLVINNNPDDIFRPTVKIIADKDGKKNPTPVVQLAAYDESSGRYIRNVVHMVEPDKYGIDISEYILSD, from the coding sequence ATGCAACCGATCTCAGAAGTCAAACAGGTATTCAACAGGGACAGCGAAAAAACTGAGATGTCCAAACTGCAATTCGAGGGCAGGGAGTTGCTTGTCAGTTTCTTCGTCTGCATGAAAACCTGCACCCTGTATGATTTCGACAATGAAAACGCGATTAAGCATTTTGAAACATTCCAGGCCAGCATCCGGCAGACACTTGAAACCGAGGACGAAATCTCGCTGGCTTTTATCGAGGGCTACCTGTTCTATAATCAACAGAGGCTTAAGGTCGGCCTTGACCTGTACCAGATATCCAAATTCATCCAGCAGCAATTCGACCATCTGAATATATCCGGACTGGCACTTCGCAGAGGTGTAGGATTCGATGAACTCAAAAAGATGATCGGGCTTTTGATAACCGAACAGGCTGAGGAAACGAATGCTGACCAGCTTAACCGCAGGCTTATCGAACAGGATGTGCAGAATGTTGTCTTTTTGCAACCCCAGATGATGATCTCGAGCCATGAAGCCGGTGCTGTCAAGGACGAAAAACTGCGCGCCCGGCAGACTTTCTTCAAGGCTGTCAATGTCGTGCAGGAGATCCTGACCACTACCTCGAAGGGTCAACAGGTGAACATGAAGAGGGTCAAGCGAGTGGTTCATTCTCTTGTGGATGAGATCATCAAAAACGAGGAATACACCCTCCGGCTGGCCGCGCTCAAGAGTTTCGACCGCTACACCTTCAACCACTGCGTGAACGTCTCGATTTTTTCAATTTCCCTCGGTCTGCGGATGGGTTTTTCGCGGGCTGAACTGGCCGAGCTTGGTATCGCGGCGATCTTCCATGACTTCGGCAAAACCAGCCTGCCCCTGGAGATTTTGAACAAGGCCGACGGCCTCAGCCATGACGACTTCTCACGTATCCAGGAACACCCGATCCACGGCGCCAAAGCACTGGCCAGATCATTCTTGCTGGATCGTTATACCGCCCGTTCGATTATTGTAGCGTTCGAACATCATAAGAATCTCGACGGCACCGGTTATCCCGACATCGGGCGGGTGAAACCGGTCAACCTGTACAGCCGGATCGTAACCCTGTGCGACTTTTTTGATGCCCTCACCTCGGATCGCATTTATCGCAAGCACAATGTTCCGATCGATGAAGTAGTGCTCAAGATGATGCAGCAGGTAGATACCAAGTTCGATCCCCATCTGCTCAAGATGCTGATCAATATTGTCGGAATCTACCCGGCCGGAAGCCTCCTGCTTTTGGACACCCAGGAACTGGGGCTGGTGATCAACAACAATCCGGATGATATCTTCCGTCCAACGGTCAAGATCATCGCCGACAAAGACGGCAAGAAAAATCCCACGCCGGTTGTGCAACTGGCGGCCTATGATGAATCATCGGGGCGTTATATCCGCAATGTAGTCCATATGGTGGAACCGGATAAATACGGAATTGACATCAGCGAATACATCCTGAGCGACTGA